One Acutalibacter muris DNA window includes the following coding sequences:
- a CDS encoding ABC transporter ATP-binding protein: METNAIFRKNYGSFRRFFSMLGKANLPYLWIVGYLAASAVIANVGVSSTEYSAALFAGNVGLTAVVLPYLFYQILSLILSSVSGLINNLCTARMDRNLRRMVWRKTVSLPLRFYENNNPKELLSRITTDISSISNLVMKVFLPIFTTAYASFVILQKVSSYDGALMWSLVAALPVNILISFILGRLQFGVQDLINRRNAELTATVAERTNNLMLIKSMSAEAKEAAAGGERMKASYRAAGMNIWITGTAIPIRAIASVLQTIVIILVGRGYYASGALSLTEWIAYYGFAIQLTNILSAYCGYWTSFKSAQGAVDRVSEIMAEPSENLNAGSTMESPAGGIRFEKVDFSFGSEPLFQGLDLDIPAGRITAVVGPSGSGKTTLLNLIDRLYPLNGGLIQIGGKDTSDYSLTSFRRALGYVTQESVMYAGTIRDNLLHGLGRTPSDEELDEACAAVGILDYVRRQSLGYDAPVGESGASLSGGQRQRFSVARALLKKPDCLLLDEATAAMDIGGKAGVWASIRQVMAGKTVVYVAHDAQTIRNADYLIVLRDGQVEAAGEREDVMASNSYCREMMENGEEGR; the protein is encoded by the coding sequence ATGGAAACAAACGCGATTTTCCGAAAAAATTACGGCAGCTTCCGCCGCTTCTTCTCCATGCTGGGCAAGGCGAACCTGCCATATCTGTGGATTGTAGGCTACCTTGCGGCAAGCGCCGTCATTGCCAATGTGGGCGTCAGCTCTACCGAATACAGCGCCGCCCTTTTTGCAGGAAACGTGGGACTGACCGCCGTGGTGCTGCCATACCTGTTTTACCAGATACTATCCCTGATTCTCAGTTCCGTCTCCGGTCTCATTAATAACCTCTGCACAGCCCGCATGGACAGGAATCTGCGGCGTATGGTCTGGCGCAAGACGGTAAGTCTGCCACTGCGGTTCTATGAGAACAACAACCCCAAGGAACTGCTCAGCCGTATCACCACCGATATCTCCAGCATCAGCAATCTGGTCATGAAGGTTTTCCTCCCCATCTTCACCACGGCCTATGCCAGCTTTGTCATCCTCCAGAAGGTCTCCAGCTATGACGGGGCGCTGATGTGGTCTTTAGTGGCGGCGCTGCCGGTGAATATCCTCATCAGCTTTATTCTGGGCCGCCTGCAATTTGGCGTACAGGACCTTATCAACCGGCGCAATGCCGAGCTGACCGCCACTGTAGCGGAGCGTACCAATAACCTTATGCTGATAAAATCTATGAGCGCCGAGGCAAAGGAGGCCGCTGCCGGAGGGGAGCGGATGAAGGCCAGCTACCGGGCCGCCGGGATGAATATCTGGATCACCGGCACTGCCATCCCCATTAGGGCCATTGCCAGTGTCCTGCAGACCATTGTTATCATCCTGGTGGGCCGGGGCTACTACGCCTCCGGCGCACTGAGCCTGACGGAGTGGATCGCCTATTACGGCTTTGCCATTCAACTGACCAATATCCTCAGCGCATACTGCGGATACTGGACCTCCTTCAAAAGCGCCCAGGGCGCGGTAGATCGGGTGAGCGAGATCATGGCCGAGCCTTCAGAAAATTTGAACGCCGGAAGCACCATGGAGTCACCGGCGGGAGGCATCCGCTTTGAGAAGGTGGATTTCTCCTTCGGAAGTGAGCCCCTTTTCCAGGGCTTAGATCTGGACATCCCCGCCGGGAGAATCACCGCTGTGGTAGGTCCCTCCGGGTCGGGAAAGACCACCCTGCTGAACCTGATCGACCGCCTTTACCCGCTGAACGGCGGCTTGATACAGATAGGCGGAAAGGACACCTCGGACTACTCCCTGACCAGCTTCCGCCGCGCCCTGGGATACGTGACCCAGGAGAGCGTCATGTACGCGGGCACCATCCGGGACAACTTGCTCCACGGCCTGGGGCGCACGCCGTCGGACGAGGAGCTGGACGAGGCCTGCGCCGCCGTGGGCATCCTTGACTATGTCCGCCGCCAGTCCCTGGGCTACGACGCCCCGGTAGGGGAAAGCGGGGCCAGTCTCTCCGGCGGGCAGCGGCAGCGTTTCTCTGTGGCCCGGGCCCTGTTGAAAAAGCCGGACTGCCTGCTGCTGGACGAGGCCACTGCCGCCATGGACATCGGCGGCAAGGCGGGCGTTTGGGCCAGCATCCGGCAGGTGATGGCGGGTAAAACCGTGGTCTATGTGGCCCACGACGCCCAGACCATACGCAACGCGGACTACCTGATCGTCCTTCGGGACGGACAGGTGGAGGCCGCCGGGGAGCGGGAGGACGTTATGGCTTCCAATTCCTATTGTCGGGAAATGATGGAAAACGGAGAGGAGGGCCGCTGA
- a CDS encoding DUF6076 domain-containing protein has translation MADYLFYTYFEEGREYFVYKDLTFERSHKKEKDFPFLESLLRFTYLDIWPMEDLFKQMDKALLNFYREHNFDSQAAVMGILEALAKKHIYFEFLRLDWQARFRYMDHHPDEDVYKHLPHKQLRHIPSDLDTLQKQVMRLFEDVLDIDDGKKKPVREKLQAYLDKEKKEPLYAYQFRPISTTYERTNNGSFAEMLHPTSLSDLVEFSIRECVKREQRMRICSYCGKYFAIPRRNTAEFCNLTVDENGHTCREVGAVKRWAEKKNSDELFKEYRREYKKRFNWIKAGRISPGAFYAWSATAKGKRDECATGKMSFEEFKKWMAES, from the coding sequence ATGGCTGACTACCTGTTCTACACCTACTTTGAAGAGGGCCGCGAGTACTTTGTCTACAAAGATTTGACGTTCGAGCGCTCGCACAAAAAAGAAAAAGACTTCCCATTTCTGGAAAGCCTTTTGCGATTTACCTACTTGGATATCTGGCCGATGGAGGATTTGTTTAAGCAAATGGACAAGGCCCTGCTAAATTTCTATCGGGAACACAACTTTGATTCGCAGGCTGCTGTGATGGGCATTCTGGAGGCGCTTGCAAAGAAACACATCTATTTCGAGTTTCTACGTCTCGACTGGCAGGCGCGTTTCCGATATATGGATCATCACCCGGACGAGGATGTGTATAAACATCTACCGCATAAGCAGTTAAGGCACATTCCCAGCGACCTGGACACTCTGCAAAAACAAGTTATGCGGTTGTTTGAAGATGTGCTGGATATCGATGACGGGAAAAAGAAACCTGTTCGTGAAAAGTTGCAAGCGTATCTGGACAAAGAGAAAAAAGAACCGCTCTACGCCTACCAGTTCAGACCAATCTCTACCACCTATGAGCGAACCAACAACGGCAGTTTCGCCGAGATGTTGCACCCAACCTCCCTATCTGACCTCGTTGAGTTTTCCATTCGTGAGTGCGTCAAGCGGGAACAGCGTATGCGTATCTGCTCATACTGTGGCAAGTATTTTGCTATTCCCCGGCGCAACACGGCGGAGTTTTGCAATCTGACGGTTGACGAGAATGGACATACTTGCAGAGAAGTCGGCGCGGTAAAGCGCTGGGCGGAGAAGAAAAATTCAGACGAGCTGTTCAAGGAGTACCGTCGGGAGTACAAGAAACGTTTCAACTGGATCAAGGCGGGGAGGATCAGTCCCGGTGCGTTCTACGCTTGGAGTGCAACGGCTAAGGGTAAACGGGACGAGTGCGCTACGGGTAAAATGTCTTTTGAGGAATTTAAGAAGTGGATGGCGGAATCGTAA
- a CDS encoding tyrosine-type recombinase/integrase, with protein MAKRRANGEGNIRKRKDGRWEGRYTAGRDPESGKVIYKNVLGKTQAEVKEKLARAIENSKGLDVVKAGQYTVGQWMDVWFENYAKIKVRPSSHKTYKGYIENHIKPNIGRIPLSKLTTLEVQALYRKLLTSGRVERTESKQQSKGLSAKTVHNINQVISSAMALAMSQKLISSNPTDGCALPKVEHQEMKTLAADQLAAFFLEAKNSGVFEMYYLELATGLRRGELLGLKWDDIDLDTGVIQVKRQVARIDGEVVEAPLKTKNSYRTLSIGADAVEILKEQRDKVSGGYVFPSPNGGPISPDSVLHMLHRVLERAGLPKIRFHDLRHTFSTLALQNGVDIKTVSGMLGHYSAGFTLDTYAHVTTAAQKEAAKTMGNLLGSSIR; from the coding sequence ATGGCAAAACGCAGAGCAAATGGTGAGGGTAACATACGCAAGCGCAAGGACGGTCGCTGGGAGGGGCGCTATACGGCTGGCCGCGACCCTGAGTCCGGCAAGGTGATTTACAAGAATGTGCTCGGCAAGACCCAGGCGGAAGTCAAGGAAAAACTTGCCAGGGCCATCGAGAATAGCAAAGGCTTGGACGTGGTCAAGGCCGGTCAATACACGGTAGGGCAGTGGATGGACGTATGGTTTGAGAACTACGCTAAAATCAAGGTGCGACCGTCCTCGCACAAAACATACAAAGGTTATATTGAAAATCACATTAAGCCGAACATCGGCAGAATACCTCTCAGTAAGCTGACCACGCTGGAAGTCCAAGCCCTTTACAGAAAACTGCTTACCAGTGGTAGGGTAGAGCGTACTGAGTCCAAACAGCAGTCCAAAGGGCTAAGTGCGAAAACAGTCCACAATATTAATCAGGTGATTTCGTCAGCAATGGCACTTGCTATGAGCCAGAAACTTATCTCAAGCAATCCGACGGATGGCTGTGCCCTGCCAAAAGTAGAGCACCAAGAGATGAAAACGCTGGCCGCTGACCAATTAGCGGCCTTCTTCCTAGAAGCCAAGAACAGCGGCGTGTTCGAGATGTACTACCTGGAACTGGCAACAGGGTTACGTCGGGGCGAACTGTTGGGCTTGAAGTGGGATGACATCGACCTGGACACAGGTGTTATCCAAGTAAAACGACAGGTGGCCAGAATCGACGGAGAGGTGGTTGAGGCTCCGCTGAAGACAAAAAATTCCTACCGCACGCTGTCCATTGGGGCAGACGCGGTAGAAATCCTCAAAGAGCAGAGGGATAAAGTATCTGGTGGGTATGTGTTTCCCTCGCCAAACGGCGGCCCGATCTCGCCGGACAGCGTCCTGCATATGCTACATCGGGTGCTTGAGAGGGCGGGGCTACCCAAGATACGGTTCCACGATCTCCGTCACACGTTTTCGACCCTGGCACTCCAAAATGGAGTAGATATCAAAACGGTGTCGGGTATGCTTGGTCACTACAGCGCCGGATTCACCCTGGACACCTACGCCCACGTCACCACCGCCGCGCAAAAAGAAGCAGCCAAGACGATGGGCAACCTCCTGGGGAGTAGTATCCGATAG
- the mobP3 gene encoding MobP3 family relaxase, producing the protein MAKIIVTSRYMRNSPKRSATNLVKYMGTREGVEKVAEGIDNAPATVRQQRLVQDILKFDSSAKDYGEYHDYESSPTRSNTSEFIDAFIERNADRIGELDKLVSYMAECHGVEKLGSHGLFSQTDDKIDLDSVAEEVGQHKGIIWTHVISLHREDAERLGYNRAEAWRELVRRNVTELAEAQKIDISNLQWYGAFHNTTHHPHMHLLVYSRDAKQGWLTKKGIDSLRSALGNDIFRLEQYKLFSMETDLRDRLKKESREEIEKLLTKIRDSCAPTSEVEMLFLKLASQLKTCKGRKQYGYLPKDVKDTVNKIVAELAKDEGIARLNSEWNKVNREKLSLYFEKKGLDISLEDNPEFRSIKNVIVRSAALAMRIMEAEPTHSYDVGSAMRSVVNAMCKIISNSYEKKLSRLNTQIDSKLRSEIEQKKAAHGLKTERGVQPDIDDESYSMRM; encoded by the coding sequence ATGGCAAAAATAATTGTTACCAGCAGGTATATGCGGAACTCTCCGAAACGCTCGGCGACAAATCTTGTGAAATATATGGGTACTCGTGAGGGGGTGGAAAAGGTAGCTGAGGGCATTGACAACGCTCCTGCCACTGTTCGTCAGCAACGATTAGTGCAGGACATACTCAAGTTTGACTCGTCTGCCAAGGACTATGGTGAGTACCATGACTACGAGAGTTCTCCCACCAGGAGCAACACAAGCGAGTTCATCGATGCTTTTATTGAGCGCAACGCTGACCGCATTGGCGAACTGGACAAGCTGGTCAGCTATATGGCAGAGTGCCATGGGGTGGAAAAGCTTGGAAGTCATGGCCTTTTTAGTCAGACCGATGACAAAATAGATTTGGATTCGGTCGCCGAGGAAGTGGGCCAGCACAAGGGCATCATCTGGACACACGTCATCAGCTTACACCGTGAGGATGCGGAGCGGTTGGGCTATAACAGGGCCGAGGCATGGCGTGAATTGGTGCGGCGCAATGTCACCGAGTTGGCCGAGGCTCAGAAAATCGACATCAGTAACCTGCAGTGGTATGGAGCATTTCACAATACCACACACCACCCACATATGCACTTGCTGGTCTATTCCAGGGACGCTAAACAGGGTTGGCTGACGAAAAAGGGGATAGATTCGCTGCGGAGTGCGCTGGGCAACGACATCTTCCGGTTGGAGCAGTACAAGCTATTCTCGATGGAAACAGACCTCCGCGACCGGTTGAAGAAGGAGAGCCGGGAGGAAATAGAAAAGCTGCTTACGAAAATCCGCGACTCATGTGCGCCCACTTCTGAAGTGGAGATGTTGTTTCTGAAACTGGCTTCACAGCTAAAGACCTGCAAAGGGCGAAAGCAGTATGGTTATCTGCCGAAGGATGTTAAGGATACTGTCAACAAAATTGTAGCTGAGCTTGCAAAAGACGAGGGCATTGCAAGGCTGAACTCAGAATGGAATAAGGTCAACCGAGAAAAATTATCACTATATTTTGAGAAGAAGGGGCTGGATATTTCGCTGGAGGATAACCCTGAGTTTCGCAGTATTAAGAATGTAATCGTCAGGAGTGCGGCGCTGGCTATGAGGATAATGGAGGCAGAACCCACGCACAGTTACGACGTAGGGTCAGCAATGAGGTCGGTGGTCAACGCGATGTGTAAGATAATCTCAAATAGTTATGAGAAAAAACTGTCCCGGCTGAATACTCAGATTGACAGCAAGCTTAGGAGTGAAATCGAGCAGAAGAAGGCGGCGCATGGGCTGAAAACTGAGCGTGGTGTTCAGCCGGATATAGATGATGAGAGTTATTCAATGAGGATGTAG
- a CDS encoding LytR/AlgR family response regulator transcription factor — protein sequence MEMKALLVDSNQRLLGELTVMLHAFQCFRVVGTARTSTEAVEYVQFNDVDVVFASHQPADPRTTSVGEHLSAVFGQSHPHIQVVVYSDSEEWAFNAFRCQCAGYLLTPFDPLALQSLVNRLSYVFDLQQAKREVANRSIMIKTRNGYQLTRLSDILFIERNNRKNSIVTTDGQEIALLGYTMNQLEEMLEGCGFYRCYQSFIVNLSQVAAVRADNEAKNYTIRFKGYEGEILLSREKYAELVTLLKGRYAKINI from the coding sequence ATGGAGATGAAAGCTCTGCTGGTGGACAGCAACCAGCGTCTGTTGGGTGAGCTGACCGTTATGCTGCACGCGTTCCAGTGCTTCCGGGTGGTAGGGACGGCGCGGACATCAACGGAGGCCGTTGAATATGTCCAGTTCAATGATGTGGACGTGGTATTTGCCAGCCACCAGCCCGCTGACCCCCGCACTACCAGCGTGGGGGAGCATTTGTCCGCCGTTTTTGGGCAGAGCCATCCACATATCCAGGTGGTGGTCTATTCCGACTCGGAGGAGTGGGCTTTCAACGCTTTCCGCTGTCAGTGCGCCGGGTACCTGCTGACGCCTTTTGACCCCCTGGCGCTCCAATCGCTGGTCAACAGGCTGAGCTATGTGTTCGACCTGCAGCAGGCCAAGCGGGAGGTGGCGAATCGCAGTATCATGATCAAAACCCGAAACGGGTATCAGCTCACCCGCCTCAGTGATATTCTCTTCATCGAACGGAACAACCGCAAAAACAGCATCGTTACTACTGATGGGCAGGAAATAGCGCTGCTGGGATACACCATGAACCAGCTGGAAGAAATGCTGGAGGGCTGCGGGTTTTACCGCTGCTATCAGTCTTTCATCGTCAACCTCTCCCAGGTGGCGGCTGTCCGGGCGGACAATGAGGCGAAAAATTATACCATTCGTTTCAAAGGCTATGAGGGAGAGATTCTGCTCAGCCGGGAAAAATACGCGGAGCTGGTAACCCTTCTGAAGGGGCGGTACGCGAAGATCAATATCTGA
- a CDS encoding ABC transporter ATP-binding protein yields the protein MKRNGKDGSQQQKQIFSFRSYISFYTRFPIPWWLFIASLVFGLVNTEVVLAISKYVIQINKGELYNGVIIGYSLLTVLNAVIAMFSNLCGEYGIQKVTLRARMLLWNKILHLPMREVERRQPSSLISGVVNDITQASAVIHMIFSTVASIYGFIRCCVEMARFNAKLSAYMLLLVPLAVGVFALVGQLQYRMMLRRYESLGAMTEFFSEHISAAKHVKAQAMEGLEAEEGLRAIDERYKADIYYAFMEVLQVFSNTLYTSIGSIAIALFGSDMIRKGQMPDTGINDFTTYKGRVDQYQAEVLTHYQTLKGTQGALQYVGVLLDGPEEDPDAGYDLPEGRAKEDIVLERVSFGYDPRQPVLHDLSLTIPAGITTAIIGNNGCGKSTLLKLLQGIYLPDSGRVWLGESAVDKVKLSQLRRRFGCIFQHNPLFSGSVRDNIAYGEKGEVSDEAVAGAARLADADGFISQLPEGYDSDVGMSGALLSGGQRQRVAIARTLLSDPEYLLMDEAGASLDHKSDMTIFRAVREHMKGRTIVVVAHDMRTVMEADHIIVLNSGSLEAAGTHEELLKTSPTYRSYLELQGFALAGEEAGQ from the coding sequence ATGAAGCGCAACGGAAAAGACGGCAGTCAACAGCAAAAGCAGATATTCTCTTTCCGGTCCTATATCTCGTTTTACACCCGGTTCCCCATTCCATGGTGGCTGTTTATCGCGTCCCTGGTCTTCGGCCTTGTCAATACCGAGGTGGTGCTGGCTATCTCCAAGTATGTGATCCAGATCAACAAGGGCGAGCTCTACAACGGCGTAATTATCGGCTACTCCCTGTTGACCGTGCTGAACGCCGTAATAGCCATGTTCAGCAACCTCTGCGGGGAGTATGGCATCCAGAAAGTCACACTTAGGGCCAGGATGTTGCTGTGGAACAAGATACTCCATCTGCCAATGCGGGAAGTGGAGCGCCGCCAGCCCTCGTCCCTCATTTCCGGCGTTGTGAACGATATCACCCAGGCCAGCGCGGTGATACATATGATATTCTCTACAGTGGCCTCGATCTACGGCTTTATCCGCTGCTGCGTGGAGATGGCCCGGTTCAACGCGAAGCTTTCCGCCTATATGCTGCTGCTTGTCCCTCTGGCTGTTGGCGTGTTCGCCCTGGTGGGACAGCTGCAGTACCGTATGATGCTGCGGCGGTATGAGAGCCTGGGTGCCATGACGGAGTTCTTCTCCGAGCATATCTCTGCCGCCAAGCACGTGAAGGCCCAGGCCATGGAGGGGTTGGAAGCAGAGGAGGGCCTTCGGGCCATTGATGAGCGGTACAAAGCGGACATCTATTATGCCTTTATGGAAGTCCTGCAGGTGTTCTCCAATACGCTTTATACCTCCATCGGCAGCATTGCCATCGCCCTGTTCGGCTCTGACATGATCCGAAAGGGCCAGATGCCTGATACCGGCATCAATGACTTTACCACCTATAAGGGTCGGGTGGACCAGTACCAGGCTGAGGTGCTGACCCATTACCAGACCCTAAAGGGCACCCAGGGTGCCCTGCAGTATGTGGGCGTCCTCCTGGATGGGCCGGAGGAGGACCCGGACGCCGGGTACGACCTGCCGGAGGGCCGGGCGAAGGAGGACATCGTGCTGGAACGGGTGAGCTTTGGTTACGACCCCCGCCAGCCGGTGCTCCACGACCTGAGCCTTACCATCCCCGCCGGGATAACCACTGCCATTATTGGTAACAACGGCTGCGGCAAGTCCACCCTGCTCAAGCTGCTCCAGGGCATATATCTGCCGGACAGCGGCCGGGTATGGCTGGGGGAGTCCGCGGTGGACAAGGTGAAGCTGTCCCAGCTGCGCCGGCGCTTTGGCTGTATCTTCCAGCATAACCCCTTGTTTTCCGGCTCCGTTCGTGATAACATAGCCTATGGAGAAAAGGGCGAAGTGTCGGATGAGGCTGTGGCCGGGGCCGCAAGGCTTGCGGACGCGGACGGCTTTATCAGCCAGCTGCCAGAAGGGTATGACTCTGATGTGGGCATGAGCGGGGCACTGCTCTCCGGCGGGCAGCGCCAGCGGGTGGCAATCGCCAGGACGCTGCTGTCCGACCCGGAGTATCTCCTCATGGACGAGGCAGGGGCCAGTCTGGACCATAAGAGCGACATGACCATCTTCCGCGCCGTCAGGGAACATATGAAGGGTCGGACGATCGTGGTGGTGGCCCATGATATGCGCACGGTGATGGAGGCGGATCATATCATCGTCCTTAACAGCGGCTCCCTGGAGGCTGCTGGCACCCACGAGGAACTGCTGAAAACCAGCCCGACTTACCGCAGTTATCTGGAGCTGCAGGGCTTTGCCCTGGCGGGAGAGGAGGCAGGACAATGA
- a CDS encoding helix-turn-helix domain-containing protein, giving the protein MVQSKFKSYDELPLFLNAKTVAEILGISVAGAYELLHQEDFPVLRIGSRLVVPKEKFLSWIESQTGGNEI; this is encoded by the coding sequence GTGGTTCAATCAAAGTTCAAAAGCTATGACGAACTGCCACTGTTTCTCAACGCGAAAACAGTGGCAGAAATTTTGGGGATTTCAGTTGCGGGGGCATATGAGTTGCTGCACCAGGAAGACTTTCCTGTGCTGAGAATCGGTTCGCGCCTGGTGGTTCCCAAGGAGAAATTCCTCTCGTGGATTGAGAGTCAGACAGGAGGTAATGAGATATGA
- a CDS encoding helix-turn-helix domain-containing protein, whose translation MNTFLRESCSGAKNFFPLPNAIFTLGLSAGELAVYAYLMYCEDRKSHKCWPSYKTIGIAVGMSENTVRKYVRELECKTLILTEPTTYECASGQVRNGNLVFTILPIYGAVKYRNECQTAR comes from the coding sequence ATGAATACTTTCTTGAGAGAGTCATGCAGCGGAGCAAAGAATTTCTTTCCTCTGCCTAACGCTATTTTCACTTTAGGATTGTCAGCAGGTGAACTGGCTGTCTACGCCTACCTCATGTATTGCGAGGACAGGAAGTCGCACAAATGCTGGCCAAGCTACAAAACTATTGGCATTGCCGTTGGCATGAGCGAAAATACGGTGAGGAAATATGTGCGGGAGCTTGAGTGCAAGACACTCATACTGACGGAGCCGACAACGTATGAGTGTGCCAGTGGGCAGGTTCGGAATGGCAACTTGGTTTTCACGATTCTTCCCATTTATGGGGCGGTCAAATACCGCAATGAGTGCCAAACAGCGAGGTAA